One part of the Streptomyces nigra genome encodes these proteins:
- the tig gene encoding trigger factor produces the protein MKSAVETLNPTRVRLTVEVPFEELKDSLDAAYKKINQQVTVKGFRKGKIPARVIDQRFGRGAVLEEAVNDALPKFYTEAVNEAEIDVLGQPEVDITELKDGETLNFTAEVDVRPAIEIPDFSGIEVEVDAVEVTDEDVEKSVEQLRERFASTSPVERAAQDGDVVTIDLEAKVEGEVLEDGIADGVSYTIGSGELLEGIDDAVKGLEAGGEATFTSELKGGSAAGKEAEVTVKVTQVAARELPELDDDFAQLASEFDTLDELKADSRKRLENMKQYDQATQAQERVLEKLLDMVEVPVPEKLLEDEINTRKHNLEHHQLGQMGLDLAKYLEIQGKTEEEFDAETKEAAVKGIKTQFVLDELVKQEKLNVNQEELTEHLMRRAASSGMSPDQFAQAVVEGGQVPLLVGEVARGKALAVVVEKATVKDTNGEIVDLDDEDEVEQATETVEAAEGTADEAAEDKSEA, from the coding sequence GTGAAGAGCGCCGTGGAGACCCTGAACCCGACCCGGGTTCGGCTCACTGTCGAGGTGCCCTTCGAGGAGCTCAAGGACAGCCTCGACGCGGCGTACAAGAAGATCAACCAGCAGGTCACGGTGAAGGGCTTCCGCAAGGGCAAGATCCCGGCCCGCGTCATCGACCAGCGGTTCGGCCGCGGCGCCGTGCTGGAGGAGGCCGTCAACGACGCGCTTCCGAAGTTCTACACCGAGGCCGTCAACGAGGCCGAGATCGACGTCCTGGGCCAGCCCGAGGTCGACATCACCGAGCTGAAGGACGGCGAGACGCTGAACTTCACCGCCGAGGTCGACGTCCGCCCCGCCATCGAGATCCCGGACTTCTCCGGCATCGAGGTCGAGGTCGACGCCGTCGAGGTCACCGACGAGGACGTCGAGAAGTCCGTCGAGCAGCTGCGCGAGCGCTTCGCCTCGACCTCCCCGGTCGAGCGCGCCGCCCAGGACGGCGACGTCGTCACCATCGACCTGGAGGCCAAGGTCGAGGGCGAGGTCCTCGAGGACGGCATCGCCGACGGTGTCTCGTACACCATCGGCTCCGGTGAGCTGCTGGAGGGCATCGACGACGCCGTGAAGGGCCTGGAGGCCGGTGGCGAGGCCACCTTCACCTCCGAGCTCAAGGGCGGCTCGGCGGCCGGCAAGGAGGCCGAGGTCACCGTCAAGGTCACCCAGGTCGCCGCCCGCGAACTGCCCGAGCTGGACGACGACTTCGCGCAGCTCGCCTCCGAGTTCGACACCCTCGACGAGCTCAAGGCGGACAGCCGCAAGCGCCTCGAGAACATGAAGCAGTACGACCAGGCCACGCAGGCCCAGGAGCGCGTCCTGGAGAAGCTGCTGGACATGGTCGAGGTGCCCGTCCCCGAGAAGCTCCTCGAGGACGAGATCAACACCCGTAAGCACAACCTCGAGCACCACCAGCTCGGCCAGATGGGCCTCGACCTCGCGAAGTACCTGGAGATCCAGGGCAAGACCGAGGAGGAGTTCGACGCCGAGACCAAGGAAGCCGCGGTCAAGGGCATCAAGACGCAGTTCGTCCTGGACGAGCTCGTCAAGCAGGAGAAGCTGAACGTCAACCAGGAGGAGCTCACCGAGCACCTCATGCGCCGCGCCGCCTCCTCCGGCATGTCCCCCGACCAGTTCGCCCAGGCGGTCGTCGAGGGCGGCCAGGTTCCGCTCCTGGTCGGCGAGGTCGCCCGCGGCAAGGCCCTGGCCGTCGTGGTCGAGAAGGCCACGGTCAAGGACACCAACGGCGAGATCGTGGACCTGGACGACGAGGACGAGGTCGAGCAGGCCACGGAGACCGTCGAGGCCGCCGAGGGCACCGCCGACGAGGCCGCCGAGGACAAGTCCGAGGCCTGA
- a CDS encoding tyrosine-type recombinase/integrase, translated as MRTVGAEVGEVSRAGQEDLSAPRAVPNGSLLRHHLEPTFGNVNVTDISPPFVRRWRADKLASGTGPTTVAKAYALLRAILGTAVADQMIRRNPCTIQGASTVHTPERPTATVQEVYDLADAIQPRYRVLVLMAGFLGLRWGELIGLHRRDLDLEAGALRVRRAVTELNNGEREIKAPKSAAGKRTVSIPSVIVPDIRDHLERYAEPGAVGRVFVGAKGATPRRNHFNRLWHKACESAGVKGLHFHDLRHTGNTLAASTGASTRELMARMGHSTARAALIYQHASADRDRLIAEALSGLVDRGRRPKGHAGGTAG; from the coding sequence ATGCGAACTGTGGGCGCGGAGGTCGGTGAGGTCTCCCGGGCTGGCCAGGAGGACCTCAGCGCTCCGCGCGCGGTACCCAACGGCTCGCTGCTGCGGCACCACCTGGAGCCGACCTTCGGGAACGTCAACGTCACCGACATCTCGCCCCCGTTCGTGCGGCGCTGGCGTGCGGACAAGCTCGCCTCCGGGACCGGCCCGACGACGGTCGCCAAGGCGTACGCCCTGCTGAGGGCGATCCTGGGCACGGCGGTCGCCGACCAGATGATCCGGCGCAACCCGTGCACCATCCAGGGCGCCAGCACCGTGCACACTCCGGAGCGCCCCACCGCCACGGTTCAGGAGGTCTACGACCTGGCCGACGCGATCCAGCCGCGCTACCGGGTGCTCGTGCTGATGGCCGGGTTCCTCGGTCTGCGCTGGGGCGAGCTGATCGGGCTCCACCGCCGGGACCTCGACCTGGAGGCCGGCGCCCTGCGGGTCCGCCGCGCGGTCACCGAGCTGAACAATGGCGAGCGTGAGATCAAAGCGCCCAAGAGCGCTGCCGGAAAACGGACGGTTTCGATCCCGAGCGTCATCGTGCCGGACATCCGTGACCACCTGGAGCGCTACGCCGAGCCTGGAGCGGTCGGCCGCGTCTTCGTCGGGGCCAAGGGCGCGACCCCGCGTCGGAACCACTTCAACCGGCTGTGGCACAAGGCGTGCGAGTCGGCAGGGGTCAAGGGCCTGCACTTCCATGATCTTCGGCATACGGGCAACACCCTGGCGGCGTCCACGGGAGCCAGCACGCGTGAGCTGATGGCGCGAATGGGCCACAGCACCGCGCGGGCCGCGCTGATCTATCAGCACGCGAGCGCCGACCGTGACCGGCTGATCGCCGAGGCGCTGAGCGGCCTGGTCGACAGGGGGCGCAGACCGAAGGGGCACGCAGGGGGCACGGCGGGCTGA
- a CDS encoding PQQ-binding-like beta-propeller repeat protein, which yields MYIVLLLLAIGGLVDWYESRDVFTGAHGPFPAAFAAEAPVAPEHVMRRAGGEQALVHGLSLRWTDSGMAALNLRTGKEYWRYERRDSNNPAVWSFGVSERTVVARFTDGKLVAIDLRTGKLLWHTEIRAGDRYRSVELVGGRAVTEDLGAVRAFDERGGRSLWTLKTPESCPEVFLHSVHALPNHLYAVHVMCNASGRDDRDEYGLLFGVDNRTGKILWQQRTVDPELTAWGDGHTLIAPDPDRPQTIQLLDMNRQRISPRATLPLDEWDVVAAGSGTVLSATDPKDGSEDHDTLLRAYNTLDGQPSWQLRAPTGQEYGFPKIADGRVYVVRQPFLTAADAGRRVHADLLILDAGTGHLLHTLRLPAMTAPDETDDFEKLNVRDTADGAVSISWRDGSGDLLIATD from the coding sequence GTGTACATCGTGCTGCTCCTCCTCGCGATCGGTGGGCTGGTGGACTGGTACGAGTCACGGGACGTGTTCACTGGAGCCCACGGCCCCTTTCCCGCCGCGTTCGCCGCCGAGGCCCCAGTCGCGCCTGAACACGTCATGCGCCGGGCGGGGGGTGAGCAGGCCTTGGTGCACGGACTGTCCCTACGGTGGACGGATTCCGGCATGGCGGCGCTGAACCTGCGGACCGGCAAGGAGTACTGGCGCTACGAGCGCCGGGACTCGAACAACCCTGCTGTGTGGTCGTTCGGGGTGTCGGAACGCACCGTGGTAGCCCGCTTCACCGACGGGAAGCTCGTAGCCATCGATCTGCGCACGGGCAAGCTGCTGTGGCATACCGAGATTCGAGCTGGCGACCGCTATCGGTCCGTGGAGCTCGTCGGCGGCCGGGCCGTCACCGAGGATCTCGGCGCCGTGCGCGCCTTCGACGAGCGTGGTGGCCGGAGTCTGTGGACGCTGAAGACGCCTGAGTCGTGTCCCGAGGTATTCCTCCATTCCGTGCACGCCCTGCCGAACCACCTGTACGCCGTCCACGTGATGTGCAATGCGTCGGGTCGCGACGACCGGGACGAGTACGGCCTTCTGTTCGGGGTCGACAACCGCACGGGCAAGATCCTCTGGCAGCAGCGCACCGTGGACCCCGAGCTGACGGCCTGGGGTGACGGGCACACGCTGATCGCCCCGGACCCGGACCGCCCGCAGACCATCCAGTTGCTTGACATGAACCGTCAAAGGATCTCTCCACGCGCCACGCTCCCCCTGGATGAGTGGGACGTGGTCGCCGCAGGCAGCGGCACCGTACTGTCCGCCACCGACCCGAAAGACGGCTCCGAAGACCACGACACACTCCTGCGCGCCTACAACACCCTGGACGGCCAACCTTCCTGGCAGCTGCGGGCGCCAACCGGCCAGGAGTACGGGTTCCCCAAGATCGCCGACGGCCGGGTATACGTCGTACGCCAGCCCTTCCTCACCGCGGCAGACGCAGGTCGCCGCGTGCATGCCGACCTGCTCATCCTCGACGCGGGCACTGGGCACCTGCTCCACACCCTGCGGCTGCCGGCCATGACCGCGCCGGACGAAACCGACGATTTCGAGAAACTCAACGTCCGCGACACCGCCGACGGCGCGGTGAGCATCAGCTGGCGAGACGGCAGCGGGGACCTATTGATCGCCACGGACTGA
- a CDS encoding DUF7660 family protein produces MTSPLAAADHVGDREAFSAFLARLRADHAENGAAWENGTLDAFLEALEAWVSDAPGWYGNHGQDLPPQGDWTFFARALDAAQIYE; encoded by the coding sequence ATGACAAGCCCTCTTGCAGCAGCCGACCACGTTGGCGACCGAGAAGCCTTCAGCGCCTTTCTGGCGCGTCTACGAGCGGACCATGCGGAGAATGGCGCGGCGTGGGAGAACGGGACGCTAGACGCCTTCTTGGAGGCTCTGGAAGCCTGGGTCTCGGATGCGCCCGGGTGGTACGGCAACCACGGGCAGGATCTACCGCCCCAAGGCGACTGGACGTTCTTCGCTCGCGCCCTGGATGCCGCCCAAATCTACGAGTGA
- a CDS encoding VOC family protein — protein MLRLTDFIIDCPDTMKLAAFYSEVTGRPIKEGSTEEWAGIRFGEIELAFIRVDDYRAPQWPDSEHPKQFHLDFEVDEIEPEQRRVLALGATLRQDFIGPEGYGWQVYTDPIGHPFCLCRNKGVVWTEDGPTWPGRA, from the coding sequence ATGCTGCGACTGACCGATTTCATCATCGACTGCCCGGACACGATGAAGCTGGCGGCCTTCTACTCCGAGGTGACCGGCCGTCCCATCAAAGAGGGCAGCACCGAGGAGTGGGCCGGCATCCGGTTCGGCGAGATCGAGCTGGCGTTCATCCGGGTGGACGACTACCGCGCCCCGCAGTGGCCCGACAGCGAGCACCCCAAGCAGTTCCACCTCGACTTCGAGGTGGACGAGATCGAGCCCGAGCAGCGCCGCGTCCTCGCCCTGGGCGCCACCCTGCGGCAGGACTTCATCGGCCCCGAGGGCTACGGCTGGCAGGTCTACACGGACCCGATCGGCCACCCCTTCTGCCTGTGCCGCAACAAGGGCGTCGTCTGGACCGAGGACGGCCCGACCTGGCCAGGCCGAGCCTGA
- a CDS encoding alpha/beta fold hydrolase, translating into METITPPEPARAALTLDGRRLSYLDFGGPGRPLLALHGHFNEGRTFAPLARALFPHWRVVAPDQRGHGFSDRGPDFSREGYVGDAAALISHLGLERPVVLGHSMGGVNAYQLAARHPGLVHALVIEDIGTEIDDDLSFCLSWPHRAPTRTALIEQLGDSARYLGDALREYPDGWGLAFRPEDMVTSVGRVNGDHWADWLATDCPALLIHGTRSDTLTEAHAKELASRRPHTSLAQLPTGHTVHETDPEGFAATVSAFLDTLKG; encoded by the coding sequence ATGGAGACGATCACACCCCCGGAGCCCGCCCGTGCGGCCCTGACCCTCGACGGCCGCCGCCTGTCCTACCTCGACTTCGGAGGCCCGGGACGCCCCCTGCTCGCCCTGCACGGCCACTTCAACGAGGGCCGCACCTTCGCCCCCCTCGCCCGGGCCCTCTTCCCGCACTGGCGGGTCGTCGCCCCGGACCAGCGCGGGCACGGCTTCTCCGACCGGGGCCCGGACTTCTCCCGCGAGGGCTACGTCGGCGACGCGGCCGCGCTCATCTCCCACCTCGGCCTGGAGCGGCCGGTGGTCCTCGGCCACTCGATGGGCGGCGTCAACGCCTACCAGCTCGCCGCCCGCCACCCCGGCCTGGTCCACGCGCTCGTCATCGAGGACATCGGCACCGAGATCGACGACGACCTGTCCTTCTGCCTGTCCTGGCCCCACCGAGCCCCGACCCGCACGGCCCTGATCGAACAGCTGGGGGACTCCGCCCGCTACCTCGGCGACGCCCTGCGCGAGTACCCAGACGGCTGGGGCCTCGCCTTCCGCCCCGAGGACATGGTCACCTCGGTCGGCCGGGTCAACGGCGACCACTGGGCCGACTGGCTCGCCACGGACTGCCCCGCCCTCCTGATCCACGGCACCCGCAGCGACACGCTCACCGAGGCCCACGCCAAGGAACTGGCGTCCCGCCGCCCCCACACCAGCCTCGCCCAGCTCCCCACCGGCCACACGGTCCACGAGACCGACCCCGAGGGCTTCGCGGCCACGGTGAGCGCCTTCCTGGACACCCTGAAGGGCTGA
- a CDS encoding serine/threonine-protein kinase, with translation MALRETDPAEVGGYAIEDRLGAGGMGVVYLARSASGRRLAVKVVHAQYADDDEFRTRFRREVAAARQVSGAFTAPVVDADADAARPWMATLYIPGADLGTHVRRHGPLSPPRLRELAAGLSEALRDIHRAGMVHRDLKPANVMLAEDGPRVIDFGISRATEFAASDVLTQTGRVMGTPPFMSPEQFSSPQDVGPAADVFSLGSVLVYAATGHGPFDSPSPYETALRVVDGTPELDGVPTELLTFVRLCLEKSPAARPTTGELLALLRDGRLPEPRAGDAPTVSQDAPPPRRRRRPWLAPAAGALALAALAALTLTLTSDEARPGNLPAGWQPWRGKSKDPGVDKEPTTPDGPFTRCAATGTSLVCAGDDVMATRFALADGRNTWARPVDGTADELGLGDQGTVLAARHGRVFVYGSDDRTVRDENHYRYTVQALDAGTGEVLWSTVTGDGPEASEPNSELGYAVAVPEGIVAVHGPKGQQYALLGADDGEVRWKHPLPDPDTRICLLRAAAGQAYLVCQKWSFDDEDAGGTSVAQLDLATGRPRWTVDLDGEMDIVGQTGGRLVLLPTAGAHRAVTLIDADSHIVTTVGLAEPQPETSTPTLLRGRLCYTRPSGSVRAFAPEDGRRLWESNSTVESPGPPVASATHLYLASPSGRLAALDLRTGRVTATLQGRDDGGTAEAGAGAPLTLVGDALYVPYGIRSVYSVDVRAL, from the coding sequence ATGGCGCTGCGCGAGACCGACCCGGCGGAGGTGGGCGGTTACGCGATCGAGGACCGCCTCGGCGCCGGCGGCATGGGCGTCGTCTACCTCGCCCGCTCCGCCTCCGGCCGCCGGCTCGCCGTCAAGGTCGTACACGCCCAGTACGCCGACGACGACGAGTTCCGCACCCGCTTCCGCCGCGAGGTCGCCGCCGCCCGCCAGGTCAGCGGCGCCTTCACCGCCCCCGTCGTGGACGCCGACGCCGATGCGGCCCGCCCCTGGATGGCCACGCTCTACATCCCCGGCGCCGACCTCGGCACCCATGTCCGCCGCCACGGCCCGCTGTCCCCGCCGAGACTGCGCGAACTGGCCGCCGGCCTCTCCGAGGCGCTGCGCGACATCCACCGCGCCGGAATGGTCCACCGCGACCTGAAGCCGGCCAACGTGATGCTCGCCGAGGACGGACCCCGCGTCATCGACTTCGGCATCTCCCGCGCCACCGAGTTCGCCGCCTCCGACGTCCTCACCCAGACCGGCCGGGTCATGGGCACCCCGCCCTTCATGTCGCCCGAGCAGTTCTCCTCCCCGCAGGACGTCGGCCCCGCCGCCGACGTCTTCTCCCTCGGCTCCGTCCTCGTGTACGCCGCCACAGGGCACGGCCCGTTCGACAGTCCGAGCCCCTACGAGACGGCCCTGCGGGTCGTCGACGGCACCCCCGAACTCGACGGCGTACCAACCGAACTGCTCACCTTCGTCCGGCTCTGTCTGGAGAAGTCCCCCGCCGCCCGCCCCACCACCGGCGAACTCCTCGCCCTCCTGCGCGACGGCCGCCTGCCCGAGCCACGCGCCGGCGACGCGCCGACCGTGTCCCAGGACGCGCCCCCGCCCCGCCGCCGCAGACGCCCCTGGCTCGCTCCCGCCGCGGGCGCCCTGGCCCTGGCGGCCCTCGCCGCCCTGACCCTCACCCTGACCTCCGACGAAGCGAGACCCGGGAACCTCCCCGCCGGCTGGCAGCCCTGGCGCGGCAAGTCCAAGGACCCCGGCGTCGACAAGGAACCGACCACCCCCGACGGCCCGTTCACCCGCTGCGCGGCCACCGGCACCTCTCTGGTGTGCGCCGGCGACGACGTCATGGCGACCCGCTTCGCCCTCGCCGACGGCCGCAACACCTGGGCCCGCCCCGTCGACGGCACAGCCGACGAACTCGGCCTCGGCGACCAGGGCACCGTCCTCGCCGCCCGCCACGGCCGTGTCTTCGTCTACGGCTCCGACGACCGCACCGTCCGCGACGAGAACCACTACCGCTACACCGTCCAGGCCCTCGACGCCGGCACCGGCGAGGTGCTCTGGTCCACGGTCACCGGCGACGGCCCGGAGGCGTCCGAGCCCAACAGCGAGCTCGGGTACGCCGTCGCCGTCCCGGAGGGCATCGTCGCCGTCCACGGCCCGAAGGGACAGCAGTACGCCCTGCTCGGCGCCGACGACGGCGAGGTCCGCTGGAAGCACCCGCTCCCCGACCCCGACACCCGGATCTGCCTGCTGCGCGCCGCCGCCGGCCAGGCGTACCTGGTCTGCCAGAAGTGGTCCTTCGACGACGAGGACGCCGGCGGCACCAGCGTCGCCCAGCTCGACCTCGCCACCGGCCGGCCCCGCTGGACCGTGGACCTCGACGGGGAGATGGACATCGTCGGGCAGACCGGCGGCCGCCTGGTCCTGCTCCCCACGGCCGGCGCCCACCGCGCGGTGACGCTCATCGACGCCGACTCGCACATCGTGACGACCGTGGGCCTCGCCGAGCCCCAGCCCGAGACGTCGACGCCCACCCTGCTCCGCGGCCGGCTCTGCTACACCCGCCCCAGCGGCAGCGTCCGCGCCTTCGCACCCGAGGACGGGCGCCGCCTGTGGGAGAGCAACTCCACCGTGGAGTCCCCGGGCCCCCCGGTGGCCTCCGCCACCCACCTCTACCTTGCGTCCCCCAGCGGCCGCCTCGCCGCCCTCGACCTGCGCACCGGCCGGGTCACCGCCACCCTCCAGGGCCGCGACGACGGCGGCACCGCCGAGGCCGGCGCCGGCGCCCCCCTGACCCTCGTCGGCGACGCCCTCTACGTCCCGTACGGCATCCGCTCCGTCTACAGCGTGGACGTCCGCGCCCTGTGA
- a CDS encoding acyltransferase family protein, with protein MTDSLRPQGHNRAPLPPAQQPADGVPSPRSPQNRKAQGNARAASSGARQRDAFFDNAKYLAIVLVAIGHAWEPIKGGSRTLETLYTVVYTFHMPAFIIISGFFSRSFDASPSRMKRLITGVAVPYIVFETAYPLFKRWIDDDPGMDVSILDPWYLTWFLCALFIWRLTTPLWKVVRWPLPIALGLAMMATVTPEIGDDLDLQRVLQFLPYFVLGLIMKPEHFHMVRTRTTRLLSVPIGVVTLLVAYWAVPRMNTAWFYHRDAAQELQAPWWTGPVMVLAMFGCSLLLTACFFAWVPRRHMWFTTLGAGTLYGYLLHGFVVKAGDYQGWFEADWLHRPEGVAFVSVLAAVGVTLLCTAPVRRVFRFAMEPKMEWAFKRDAAELARARERREGATAREKVDA; from the coding sequence GTGACGGACTCGCTGCGACCGCAAGGCCACAACAGAGCGCCACTCCCCCCGGCACAGCAGCCGGCGGACGGAGTGCCGAGTCCGCGCTCTCCGCAGAACAGGAAGGCCCAGGGCAACGCCAGAGCCGCGTCGAGCGGCGCCAGACAGCGCGACGCGTTCTTCGACAACGCGAAGTACCTGGCGATCGTCCTCGTCGCCATAGGACACGCCTGGGAGCCGATCAAGGGCGGCAGCCGGACCCTGGAGACGCTGTACACGGTCGTGTACACGTTCCACATGCCGGCGTTCATCATCATCTCCGGCTTCTTCTCCCGCAGCTTCGACGCCAGCCCCAGCCGGATGAAGCGGCTGATCACCGGTGTCGCGGTGCCGTACATCGTGTTCGAGACGGCCTATCCGCTCTTCAAGCGCTGGATCGACGACGACCCCGGCATGGACGTCAGCATCCTGGATCCCTGGTACCTGACCTGGTTCCTGTGCGCGCTGTTCATCTGGCGGCTGACCACACCCCTGTGGAAGGTCGTGCGCTGGCCGCTCCCCATCGCGCTCGGGCTCGCCATGATGGCGACCGTCACCCCGGAGATCGGCGACGACCTGGACCTCCAGCGGGTCCTGCAGTTCCTGCCGTACTTCGTGCTCGGTCTGATCATGAAGCCGGAGCACTTCCACATGGTGCGCACGCGCACGACGCGGCTGCTGTCGGTGCCGATCGGCGTGGTGACGCTGCTCGTCGCCTACTGGGCGGTGCCGCGCATGAACACCGCGTGGTTCTACCACCGCGACGCCGCACAGGAGCTGCAGGCACCCTGGTGGACCGGCCCGGTCATGGTGCTGGCGATGTTCGGCTGCTCGCTGCTGCTGACGGCCTGCTTCTTCGCCTGGGTGCCGCGCCGTCACATGTGGTTCACCACGCTCGGCGCCGGCACGCTCTACGGCTATCTGCTGCACGGCTTCGTCGTGAAGGCCGGTGACTACCAGGGCTGGTTCGAGGCGGACTGGCTGCACCGCCCCGAGGGCGTCGCCTTCGTCAGTGTCCTCGCCGCCGTCGGCGTCACGCTGCTGTGCACCGCGCCCGTGCGCCGGGTCTTCCGGTTCGCGATGGAGCCGAAGATGGAGTGGGCGTTCAAGCGGGACGCGGCCGAACTGGCCCGTGCCCGCGAGCGCCGCGAGGGCGCGACCGCCCGCGAGAAGGTCGACGCCTGA
- a CDS encoding HD domain-containing protein, with translation MTETPRDTPPPTLSLADVEAVARAAHAAQTDKAGRPYSEHLSAVAAGVRARGGDDDQIAAAWLHDAVEDDALSGEWLEGAALSRRTKDIVRAVTKRAGEPPEEYAARILATPGALLVKEADLAHNADPARLAVLDEGTRKRLTEKYTRMRALLGLVGG, from the coding sequence GTGACCGAGACACCGCGGGACACCCCGCCGCCGACGCTGTCCCTCGCCGACGTGGAGGCCGTCGCCCGCGCCGCCCACGCGGCTCAGACCGACAAGGCCGGGCGGCCGTACAGTGAGCATCTGAGCGCCGTCGCGGCGGGCGTCCGCGCGCGGGGCGGCGACGACGACCAGATCGCGGCGGCCTGGCTGCACGACGCCGTGGAGGACGACGCCCTGTCCGGGGAGTGGCTCGAGGGGGCCGCGCTGAGCCGGCGTACGAAGGACATCGTGCGGGCCGTCACCAAGCGGGCCGGGGAACCGCCCGAGGAGTACGCGGCCCGCATCCTCGCCACCCCCGGCGCCCTGCTGGTCAAAGAGGCCGATCTGGCGCACAACGCCGATCCGGCGCGGCTCGCGGTCCTGGACGAGGGGACCCGGAAACGACTGACCGAGAAGTACACGCGGATGCGCGCACTTCTCGGTCTCGTCGGCGGTTGA
- a CDS encoding PP2C family protein-serine/threonine phosphatase, with protein sequence MAAGRERRTAAETFTARSKMQWHRVRTALRRSAVDYFRGDGSDWVALAGLLVTVPMICAATMVNPVWFSPAALVLPIVAGGVLLRPASLLGLYAAAATALIVESVQLGPYTEGPSRVTPGVVLVVAACGFFGLLIAQFRSRVGVPWRRGGTMLFDLRERIRVQSKLPQLPHGWHREMALRPAGGQSFSGDFVVAARTNGGRTLEVVLTDVSGKGMDAGSRALLLSGAFGGLLGSLPPHAFLPAANGYLLRQDWDEGFATSIHLVLDLDSGDYELYSAGHPPGLQLSAGSGRWEEKAAEGPLLGVYDGAQFDPVKGSLRPGDVLMLFTDGLVETSDRDIAEGIDRLTGEADRYVAGGFHGAAWHLIEAVAKDVNDDRALLLICREGPTASVAP encoded by the coding sequence ATGGCAGCAGGACGAGAGCGGCGCACGGCGGCCGAGACGTTCACGGCCCGGTCGAAGATGCAGTGGCACCGGGTCCGAACCGCCCTGCGCAGAAGCGCCGTGGACTACTTCCGCGGCGACGGCTCGGACTGGGTCGCGCTCGCCGGACTGCTCGTGACCGTGCCCATGATCTGCGCCGCCACCATGGTGAACCCGGTGTGGTTCTCCCCGGCCGCGCTGGTCCTGCCGATCGTCGCGGGCGGTGTGCTGCTGCGCCCCGCGAGCCTGCTCGGGCTGTACGCGGCGGCGGCCACCGCGCTGATCGTCGAGTCCGTCCAGCTGGGCCCGTACACGGAAGGCCCTTCGCGCGTCACGCCGGGCGTCGTCCTCGTCGTCGCCGCGTGCGGGTTCTTCGGGCTGCTCATCGCGCAGTTCCGCAGCCGGGTCGGCGTGCCCTGGCGGCGCGGCGGCACCATGCTGTTCGACCTGCGCGAGCGCATCCGCGTACAGAGCAAGCTCCCGCAGCTGCCGCACGGCTGGCATCGCGAGATGGCCCTGCGCCCGGCCGGCGGCCAGTCCTTCTCCGGCGACTTCGTGGTCGCGGCCCGCACCAACGGCGGCCGCACCCTGGAGGTCGTCCTCACCGACGTCTCCGGCAAGGGCATGGACGCCGGTTCCCGCGCCCTGCTGCTGTCCGGCGCCTTCGGCGGTCTGCTGGGCAGCCTGCCCCCGCACGCGTTCCTGCCCGCCGCCAACGGCTATCTGCTGCGCCAGGACTGGGACGAGGGCTTCGCGACCTCCATCCACCTCGTCCTGGACCTCGACTCGGGCGACTACGAGCTCTACTCGGCCGGGCACCCGCCGGGCCTCCAACTCAGCGCGGGCAGCGGCCGCTGGGAGGAGAAGGCCGCCGAGGGACCCCTCCTCGGGGTGTACGACGGCGCCCAGTTCGACCCCGTGAAGGGCTCGTTGCGCCCCGGCGACGTCCTGATGCTGTTCACCGACGGCCTCGTCGAGACGTCCGACCGGGACATCGCCGAGGGCATCGACCGGCTCACCGGGGAGGCCGACCGGTATGTGGCGGGCGGGTTCCACGGGGCGGCCTGGCATCTCATCGAGGCGGTCGCGAAGGACGTCAACGACGACCGGGCGCTCCTGCTGATCTGCCGGGAGGGGCCGACGGCGTCGGTGGCGCCCTGA